TCGCGCTCCTGATCGCCGGCGGGGAGGCGCTCGTGCGCGGCGCCTCAACCCTCGCCACACGCCTCGGCATCGCGCCGCTCGTCGTCGGCCTTGTCATCGTGTCGGCGTCGACCAGCGCGCCCGAGCTTGCGGTCACCGTCGGCGCCGTCGCCGCTGGCGACCCCGACCTTGCGGTCGGCAATGTCGTCGGCTCGAACATCGTGAACGTGCTGTTCATCCTCGGCCTATCGGCGATGTTCCTGCCGCTCATCGTGAAGCGGCAGCTGGTGCGCTTTGACATTCCGGTCATGGTCGGCATCACGATCTTGTTGCTCGCGCTCTCGCTCGATGGGGAGATCACGCAACTCGACGGCATCTTGCTCTTTGCCGCCGCAGCCGTTCACGTGGCCATGAGCTTCTGGTTCAGCAAACGCGACCCCGAGCTCGCGGGCGATCTCGACATTCCGGCGGCCCCGTCCAAACTGTCTCCCGCTGCGCAGATCGCCGCAGCCGTTGCCTTCGTGCTCGTCGGTATCGGGCTGCTGGTTCTCGGCGCAGGGTTCCTGGTTGAAGGCGCGTCCAACATTGCAACCGGGTTTGGCGTCTCGAGCCTCGTCATCGGCCTCACCGTCGTCGCCATCGGCACGAGCCTGCCCGAACTCGTCACCTCGATCGTCGCGGTGCGCCGGGGTGAGCGCGACATTGCGGTCGGGAACATCGTTGGCAGCAACATCTTCAACATCGGTGTCGTGCTCGGAATCCCCGCGATGTTCTTCCCGGCGGGTATTCCCGTCGCCGCGTCGGCCATCGCACTCGATCTGCCGCTCGCCCTCGCCGCCGCGGTCGCGCTGCTGCCGATCGCCTTCACCGGATTCGCGATCGCGCGCTGGGAGGGCGGTCTTTTCGTCGCCCTTTACGTTGCGTACACCGTGTACCTGATCCTGAACGCGGTGCAGCACGACGCCCTCAGCGGTTTCACGACGGTCATGGTCTTCTTCGTTTTGCCGCTCGTCGCGATCACCCTGATCGCCATCACGGCGTACGAGGTGGGTCTCATCAGGGGTCGCAGGCAGGCCGCCGACCCCGAGCGAGATTCGGCGGCGCCTAGCCCAGCAGACCCTTCATCTGCGAGTAGATGAGGCCGGCGGCCTTCTTCGGGTTCAGGCGCGACAGGCGCGACATGAACCGCGCATCCTGGCCGATGAAGATCTCGTAGCTGCCCTTCTCGATCGCCTCGATGATCTGGCTCCCCGCCTCGGCGGGCGCCGTCGTCTTGCGGGCCTTGTCTCCCGCCGCCTCCGTAAGCTTCTGCATTTCTTCGTCGGTCATGACCCCAGAGTTGATGCTGATGTTCGTGCCAATCGCGCCGGGGAAAACCCCGGTGACCGATACGCCCGTCTCCATGAGTTCCGAGTGCAGGGCGCGGCTCAACTGGGCGACGGCCGCCTTGGTCGCGCCGTAGACCCCTTGGCCGGGAACGGGCGCATAGGCACCCATGCTCGCGACGTTCACGATCGCCGCCTCGGGGCGCGCGACGAGGTGCGGCAGGAACGCCTTGATCGTGTTCAGCACCCCGTAGAGGTTCACGTCGATGACGCGCTCGATCTGGTCCCAGTCGAGGTCGTTCACCGGCACGAACTTCTGAATGATGCCGGCGATGTTGAGCAGGCCGTCGACCTGGCGGTGCTGGGCGATGATCGCGGCCGGCAGGGCGAGCACGGCGTCGCGGTCGGTGATATTGACGACGTGGGTGGTGACACGGCCGGGCAGCCCCTCGGCGAGGGCCGCGGTTTCGGCGAGCCCCGACTCGCTGAGGTCGAGCGCGGCGACGTGGCCACCCTTTCGGGCGATGCCGAGGGCAACCTCGCGGCCAATGCCGTTCCCGGCTCCGGTGATGGCGAAAACTTTGCCGGTGATCTGCATGACGCTCCTTGACTGTGGTGCGCGCGATGGCGCGATTCTCACAGGCTAGGGCTCGTTCGACCGATCGGTCAGGGCCGAACGTCCCGCATCGTGAATGCGATGAGTCTCGCCGCGCCTGGGCGGTGTGTAGGTGCAGGTGTCGCCCGAGCAGAGCGTCGGCTTTTCGCGAGACACGCGCCGCGCAAGCTCGCACCCCAGGCAGTAGCCGAAGGCGGCCTCCGCGAACAGCAGCGCGAGGCAGATCGCGCAGATGGTTTGGGCAATTGCGGGCGCGAGCCCGAGCCAGCCCAACGCGAAACAGCCGGTGAGCGCCATGCCGAAGCCGAGCATCCAGGCGAGCTTCTTTGATCGGGCGTCGACCCATTCGGGGCGCTGCGGCCGCGTGATGAGCGTGCCGAGCGCGAGCGTCGGCGTCCACCGGGTGCCGACGAACAGGCGCAGGTACATCTCGAGGGCGAAGGCGATGCCGAACAGCTGCATCGGCCGCAAGTCTCCCGTCAGCACGCTGTGCTGCCACGCGGCGAATCCGGCAAGAAACAGGATGCCCGCCGACGCGCGCACGGCGCGCTCGTTGACGACGGGAACATCGATTCCGATAACCCACTGCCCAATCACCGGTCGTTCGCGCACTTCGGGGGGTGTGGTCGACATGCCGACACTATACCCCATGGGGTATCTGAACGGTCGCGTGCGGTCGCTCCCGAGCCACCGCCCATTGCCAGGTACCGGTGCCACGCTTGCGGCATGGCCGTCCTGCCGATGTTCCCGCTCGGGTCCGTGCTGTTTCCGTACATGCCGACCGCGCTGCGCATCTTCGAAGAGCGCTACATCGTGATGCTTTCCGAGATCCTCGGCAACGAGCCGGCCGAGTTCGGCATCGTGCTCATCGAGCGCGGCAGTGAGGTTGGCGGGGGAGAGCAGCGCTTCCCGATCGGAACCGTCGCCCGCATCACCCAAGTGCAGACGAGTGAGGGCTTCATCGGCCTCGTCGCGCAGGGCGACCGGCGCATCGAGGTCACCGAGTGGCGTCCCGACGACCCGTACCCGCTTGCCGACGTGCGCGAGGTGCCGAGTTTCAACGTCGACGACGAAGTTTTGCCGCTCATGGCCGAGGTCGACTCGGTGGTGCGTGCCACGATCGCCCAGGCGAGCGAGTTCATGGAGGTTCCGTGGCCGGCCGATATCCAGCTCGATGACGATCCCCGAGCATCCATCTGGCAGTTGGCGGCGATCGCGCCGCTCGGCCCGCTCGACCAGCAAAAGCTGCTGCGCAGCGAGACACCCGAACAGCTGCTCACGGCGACGCGCGAACTCACCCTCGAGGCCGCCGAGATGCTGACCCTGACCGGCGACTGGGACGACGAGATCGATACCCTCGAGCCGTGACCCCGATCGACGCCCTGCCGATTCCTGCCGACCCCGCGACCGCGTCGTGGGCGATTCCGGTGTTCGCGCTCATGGCGCTCACCACCGTCATCGTGCTCGTCTGGCAGACGGTCCGCTACTTCCGCGACAACCGCGACGACGATCAGGATGCGCGCCGCGGCCCCGACGACGCGGCGTAGCGCAGGGAACACGCCGGCTTGGTACGCTGAGCTCACAACTGCACACTCGGCCGTCACAGCGCGCGGAAGAGTCCCCGGCCACGCCGGGGCGCCGAAGGAGCAAGCCTCCCCGCCAATCTCTCAGGCACCCGTACCGCGCGCCGCAGGCCACTCTGAAAAGCAGGGCGAGCATCCCCAGCGATGCCCGACTCTCGCCCACGGTGAAAGCGCGACCGGCATGGCCCGGCCCGCGAAGCTCTCAGGCACCATGACAGAGGGGGAGTTCCGAAGCCCCGCACCGTCGCGCCCAAAGGAACTCCATGACCGAGTCCGTCACACCCCCGCCGAAAGCCTCGCCGCTGCACGCCGAGCACGAGTCGCTCGGCGCCTCGTTCACCGACTTTGGCGGCTGGCTCATGCCGGTGCGGTACAGCTCCGACCTTGCCGAACACCACGCGGTGCGCAGGGCCGCCGGCCTGTTCGACATCTCGCACATGGCCGAGATCGCCGTCAGCGGACCGGACGCCGGCGCCTACCTCGACGAGGCGCTCGCCGGCCGGCTCTCGACCCTGCCGCTGATGAAGGCGAAGTACTCGCTGCTGCTGGCCGACAACGGTGGCATCATCGACGACCTCATCGTGTATCGCACGGGCGAGGTCGAGTGGTTGGTCGTCGCGAACGCCGGCAACCGCGGGCCCGTCGTCGAGGCACTGCACGCCCGCCGCGGCGTCCACGAGGTCGAACTCGTCGACCTCACCGAGCAAACAGCGCTGATCGCCCTGCAGGGGCCGGCAGCCCAGCGCATCCTTGAACGCGTCGAGGGCCTCGGTACCACCGATGAGCTGTCGCTCGGCACCACGATCGAGACGCTCCGCTACTACGCCGCGATGGGCATGGCGTGGCGCGGCGGGTCTGTTCTCGTTGCCCGCACCGGCTACACCGGCGAGGACGGCTTCGAGCTCTACGTCGACGTCGCCGACGCGGCCGAGCTGTGGCGCGCGATTCTTGCCGAGGGAGAGGCCGACGGACTCGTGCCCTGCGGGCTCGCCGCCCGCGACACGCTGCGCCTCGAAGCGGGGATGCCCCTCTACGGTCACGAGATCGGTCGCGAGACCCTGCCGGTGCAGGCGGGGCTGGGCCGCGTCGTCGTGACCGACAAGCCGCACTTCGTCGGCAAGGAGGCCGTCGAGAAGGGCCCCGCGGCCGACGCGCCGATACTTGTGGGGCTCGTCGGCGAGGGCCGGCGCGCCGCCCGCGCCGACTATCCCGTCGTCGACGGCGACCGCGAGGTCGGCGTCGTGACGAGCGGGGCGCTGTCGCCCACGCTCGGCGTCCCGATCGCGATGGCGCACGTGCATCCCAATGTCGCCGCTCACGGAACGGCGCTCGCCGTCGACGTGCGGGGCACGCCCATCCCGTTTTCTGTTGTTCCCCTTCCCTTCTACAAGCGAGAGGCGTAAGCCATGAGTGTTCCGAGCGACCTGCAGTACACGGCCGAGCACGAGTGGGTGCGCGTCGAGGGTGACGTCGTCACCGTCGGCATCACCCAGTACGCAGCCGATGCCCTCGGTGACGTCGTCTACGTCGACCTGCCCGCCGTAGGAGCCGCCCTCACCCCGGGTGCGGTTGTCGGCGAAGTCGAGTCGACGAAGTCGGTGGGCGAGCTGTTCGCCCCTGTTTCCGGTGAGGTCGTCGAAGCAAACCAGGCCGTCGTCGACGCCCCCGAAACCATCAACGCCGACCCCTACGGCGACGGCTGGCTCGTGAAGGTGCGCGTAGCCGAGACGCCCGCCTTGATGAGCGCCGACGAGTACCGCGCCCTCATCGGCGAGTAACCACACCAGCGACAGAAGAGGCTCACCACCGCATGTCCCGCGACTTCTCTGAGCGCCACATCGGCCTCGACTCCGACGCTCAGCGCCTCATGCTCGACGCGCTCGGCTACGACACCATCGAGGCGATGATGGATGCGGCGGTCCCGTCCGCGATCCGCCAGACCGCCGCTCTGCGCACGCTTCCGGCGCCCGCGACCGAGGCCGAGGTGATGGCCGAGCTGCGGGCCATCGCCTCGCACAACACGGTGCGCACGAGCCTGATCGGCCAGGGCTACTACGGCACGATCACGCCCGCGGTGATTCAGCGCAACGTGCTCGAGAACCCCAGCTGGTACACGGCGTACACGCCCTATCAGCCCGAGATCTCGCAGGGGCGCCTCGAGGCGTTGCTGAACTTCCAGACGATGGTCGCTGACCTCACGGGCCTCGGCACCGCCAACGCGTCGATGCTCGACGAGGCGACCGCGGTCGTCGAGGGCATGCTGCTCGCCCGCCGCGCGTCGAAGAGCGCCTCGAACGTCTTCCTCGTCGACGACGACCTGTTCGCCCAGACCCGTGCCGTGCTCGACGGCCGCGCGGAAGCGCTCGGCCTCGACCTCGTCTACCTGCCGCTCGCCGACACCGACCCTGCCGAGCTGCCCGACGCCTTCGGCGTCTTCGTGCAGTACCCGGCCGCGTCTGGTCGCATCTGGGACCCGTCGGCCGTCATCGCCCGCGTGCGTGACGCCGGCGGACTCGCCGTGGTCGCCGCCGACCTGCTTGCCCTCACGCTCATCACGAGCCCCGGCGAGCTCGGCGCCGACGTCGCCGTCGGCACCACGCAGCGCTTCGGCGTGCCGATGGGCTTCGGCGGCCCGCACGCCGGCTACCTGGCGGTGCGCTCCGGTCTCGAGCGCCAGATGCCGGGCCGCCTCGTCGGCGTCTCGAAAGATGCCGACGGCCGCCCCGCGTACCGCCTCACGCTGCAGACCCGGGAACAGCACATCCGCCGCGACAAAGCGACGAGCAACATCTGCACCGCCCAGGTGCTGCTCGCCGTCATGGCCTCGATGTACGGGGTCTATCACGGCCCCGACGGGCTGCGCCGCATCGCCGAGCGGGTCGCCAGCGTGACGCGCACCGTTGCCAGCCGCCTCGCGGCGAACAGCATCGAGGTCGCCACCGACGCCTATTTCGACACGCTCACCGTTCGGGTGCCGGGTCGCGCCGACGACATCGTCGTCGCCGCGCGCGAGGCCGAGCTGCTGTTGCACCGCGTCGACGCCGACACCGTCCGCTTCAGCATCGACGAGCCGACGTCGACGAGCCGCGACCTCCTGCCGCGCCTGCTCGGCGTCTTCGGCGCGACGCCCGGCTCGGGGTTTGTGTCTCCTGGCGCCGAGACGTCGTCGGGAATCCCCGAAAACCTGCGCCGTGCATCCGAGTACATGACGCACCCGGTGTTCCACACGCACCGAAGCGAAACGTCGATGATGCGCTACCTCAAGCGCCTCGCCGACCGCGACTATGCGCTGGACCGCGGCATGATTCCGCTCGGCTCGTGCACCATGAAGCTGAACGCCGCGACCGAGATGGCGGCGGTCAGCTGGCCCGAGTTCAACGGCCTGCACCCGTTCGCCCCGCTCGATGACGTGCAGGGCTCGCTCGTCATGATCGGCCACCTCGAGACGTGGCTCGCCGAGTTGACCGGCTACGACGCCGTTTCGCTGCAGCCCAACGCGGGCAGCCAGGGCGAGCTCGCTGGGCTCTTGGCGATTCGCGGATATCACCGCTCGCGCGGGGACGAGCACCGCACCGTGTGCCTGATTCCGTCGAGCGCGCACGGCACGAATGCGGCCAGCGCGGTTCTGGCTGGGATGCGCGTCGTCGTCGTCGCCACGACCGACACCGGCGACGTCGATCTCGACGACCTGCGCGCGAAAATCGCCGAGCACCGCGACGAGCTCGCGGCGCTCATGATCACCTACCCGTCAACGCACGGCGTCTACGAGCACGACGTCATGGAGGTCACCGCGGTGGTGCACGAGGCCGGCGGCCAGGTGTACATCGACGGCGCGAACCTGAACGCCCTGCTCGGCTACGCCCGCTACGGCGACATCGGCGGCGACGTCAGCCACCTCAACCTGCACAAGACCTTCTGCATCCCGCATGGCGGAGGAGGGCCCGGCGTCGGGCCGGTGGCCGCGAAAGCGCACCTCGCCGAGTTCCTGCCGGGTCATCCGCTCGCGCAGATGCACCAGCATCCGCCATTCGACCTCGAGACCGGAGCGGTCGGGTCGGTCGAGCACCGCGGCGCCCCCGTGTCGGCCGCCCCGTACGGTTCGGCGAGCATCCTGCCGATCTCGTGGGCGTATGCGCGCCTCATGGGCGCCGACGGGCTGCGCGAGGCGACCGCCAACGCGGTGCTCGCCGCCAACTACGTGGCGCTGCGCCTGCGCGAGCACTACCCGGTGCTCTACGCGGGCGAGAACGGGCTGGTGGCGCACGAGTGCATCCTCGATCTGCGGCCGCTGCGCGAGCGGACCGGGGTGACCGTCGACGACGTGGCGAAGCGCCTCATCGACTACGGCTTCCACGCGCCGACCATGTCGTTCCCCGTCGCGGGAACCCTCATGGTCGAGCCCACCGAGTCGGAAGACCTGGCCGAACTCGAACGCTTCGTGCAGGCGATGATCGCGATCCGGCACGAGGCTGACGCGGTTGCGCGCGGTGAATGGCCGGCCGACGACAATCCGCTGGTGAACGCTCCGCACACCGCCGAAAGCGCCATCGCTGGCGAGTGGACCCACCCCTACAGCCGCGAGGTTGCGGTCTACCCGGCATCACTCATCGACGGCGACGAGGCGACCGCGGGCTCGGGCGGTTTCGGCGCGACTCGGGCCGACAAGTACTGGCCGCCGGTGCGCCGCGTCGACCAGGCCTACGGCGACCGCAACCTCGTCTGCGCGTGTCCGCCGATTGAGGCGTTCGCCTAGCGGCGACCGCCTCAATCGGCGTCCGGCAGCGTTGATGTGCGCGCCTGCGGCGCGACTGAGGCCTTCGCGTAGGACGAGTCGCGCCTACGAGGCGGCGTCGTCGCGAACCGCGCCGGCGTCGCCTCGCGCGTCGAGCATCCGCAATTGCTCCTGGATGCGCGCCGCGCTCTGAAAACGCACGCCGAGAAGAGCGACATGCTTCCATCGCAGCACGCCATCGGCGTCGATGATGAAGATCGAACGTCGCGTGCCGATGCCGAACATGTTCACGCCGTACTGCTCGACGACGTCGCCCTTCTCATCGGCCAGCAGCGGAAACGACAATCCCTGGCGAGCGGCGAACGATTCGTGGCTTGTCGCGTCTTGCCGACTGATGCCCCACACCTGGGCACCCAGCGCTTCGAAGCCCGCGAGCTCTGACTGGTACGAGCAGAGCTGCGCGGTGCAGGCCGCCGAGTTGTCGGCCGGGTAGAACGCCAACACGACGGGCGCGCCGCGCATGTCGCGCAGAGAGAAGTGCCGGTGCTGTGCGGTGCCGTCAACGACGGTGACGCCGGGCAGCGTGAAGTCGGGGGCGGGGCGGCCAATCTCGAGGGCGGGCATCGCCACAGCGTTACTCGGGTACCCCGAAGACGCCTGGGAACGCGGTCGCCGCCCAGGGGTATCCCACGAAGATCACAGCGTCGAGCACGGAGTGGGCGATCACGAGCGGCATCAGGCGCCCGTAGCGCTGGTACAGCCACCCGAAGATGATGCCCATGGCGACGTTGCCGAAAAATGCCCCGACCCCCTGATACAGGTGGTACGCGCCGCGCAGCAGAGCGCTGGTCAGAATGATCGTCCACGGCCCCCAGCCGAGGTCACGCAGCCGGGCGAAAAGATAGCCGACCCCGATGACCTCTTCGAGCACGCCGGCCCGCACGGCAGCCAAAAGAAGAACAGGTACCGTCCACCAGTACGCGCCGAGGTCGGTGGGCACCACGGTGACGGTGAGCCCGAGTTCGCGACCGCCCAGGTAGACGAACAGCCCAGGAATGCCGATGAGTGCGGCCAGTCCGATCCCGTCGCGGGTGTCACGCCACGGCCGCATGCCATCGATGCCCAGCTTCCCAAGGTGCGGGCGCTGTGGTTGCCAGAGCAGGAAGATCACGAGCGCGACGGGCACGAGGGCTGCGACGGTGCCGAGCAGCTGGTACAGCAGGTCGAATATTTCGCGCTGGTCACGCGACACGTTGATTGATGCCGTTTGCTGGCTGAGGGGAACGTCTCGCGTCGCCCGGTTGATGATGTTGACGATGGAATATAGGGCGCTCATGCCCAGCGACAGGCCGAGGACGATGAGGATTTCCGCGCGGATCCGACGAGGGCTGGAAGGCGGTGAGGACGCGGTCACGTCTCCATTGTGGGGGGACCGCAATCTTGGAGACGCTGTGCCCGTGCTCATGTGAGCATCCCCACAACGGTTGGTGCACGGCGCCCGCACTGTATCTGCACTGAGTAGCGCGCTTCGGCGCACTCGGAGGGGAGGCGCGCACGATTAATGCGCAGGATGCTCGTTTGGCGCATGTAATCGCCGTTTTCCCCAGGCTCGGCTCAATCGCGTTACTGGTGTGTAACGAATGGGCCTAGGGTTTGGCCTTGGTGTGCCCCCCTCTTTAGGGTCATATCCAACAGGCGTAAGGGTGCGCTCGGAACGTGCCCTTGCGATCCACTTGCACAGGAGGAAAATTGCGTATCAGCAGATTCGGGGCCCTGACGGCCACCGTGGCGGCTAGCGCTCTCGTTCTCTCCGCTTGCTCGGCTCCCGAGCCAGGCGCGGAGATCGTAGAGGGTTCGTCGATTGTCGTCGCGTGGAACCAGGCGTTCTACTCGTACAACGATGCAACGTCGTTCGGCAACGCCACGGCCAACGCCAACATCACCTACATGACCAACGCCGGGTTCAACTACTACAACAACGAGCCCGCGCTCGTTCGCGATGAATCGTTCGGTACCTACGAGGTCATCAACGAAGACCCGCTCACCGTCCAGTACACGATCAACGACGACGTCGTCTGGTCGGACGGCACCCCGGTCGACGCAGCCGACATGCTGCTCGCGTGGGCCGCCAACTCGGGCAACGTCAACACGCCGGACTTCGACCCCAGCGAGTTCACCGACCCTGAGACCGGCGAGTTCACCGACGACTTCCCGACCGACGTGGTGTTCTTCGACACGGCGGGTGGCGTGGGTCTGCCGCTGGTCACCCAGACTCCCGAGATCGACGGCAAGTCGATCACGCTCGTCTACGACGAGATCTTCGTTGACTGGGAGCTCGTGTTCGCTGTGGGCGTGCCCGCGCACGTGACCGCCGGCAAGGCTCTCGGCATTGAGGACCCGGCCGAGGCGAAGCAGGCGCTCATCGACGCCGTGCAGAACAACGACACCGAGGCGCTTGCCGCGATCTCGTCGTTCTGGAACTCGGGCTACAACTTCAGCGAGATGCCGGCCGACACTGACCTCGTCATTGGCTCGGGCCCGTACACGATCACCGACTTCGTGGCCGACCAGTACATCACCCTGACCGCCAACGAGAACTACGTCGGTGACCGTCAGCCGCAGATTCAGGAAGTCACCGTTCGCTTCATCAGCGACCCGCTGGCCGCCGTCCAGGCGCTCGCCAACGGTGAGGTTGACGTCATCTCGCCCCAGGCCACGGCAGACGTTGCCGACGCGCTTGCCGCGCTCGACAACATCAACGTTCTTGGTGGCGAAGACGCGGTCTACGAGCACGTCGACCTGCAGTTCGCGAACGGTCGCAATGACACGTTCGAGAACCCGCTCCTCCGCGAGGCGTTCCTCCTCACGATCCCGCGTCAGCAGATCGTCGAGACCCTCATCCAGCCGCTGAACCCCGACGCTCAGGTGCGCAACTCGCAGCTGTTCGTTCCGGGTGCCCCCGGCTACGACGAGACCGTCGAGAACAACGGCATGGCCGAGCGCTTCGGCGAGGTTGACATCGAGCGGGCTCAGGAGCTCATCGCCGAGTCTGGCGTTGACAACCCGCCCGTCTGCATCCTCTACGCGAACAACAACCCGCGTCGTGTCGACATCTTCGCGCTCATCCAGCAGTCGGCTACCCAGGCCGGCTTCGCCGTCGAAGACTGCGGAAGCGCCGAGTGGGGTGGCCTCCTCGGCACGCCGGGCGCCTACGACGCCGTGTTCTTCGGCTGGCAGTCGACGAGCCTCGGCGTGACCAACTCGTCGTCGACGTTCCTCAGCACCGGCGGCAACAACCTGAACTTCTACTCGAACGCTCAGGTTGACGCGCTGCTGAACGAGCTGGACACCACGCTTGACGAGGAGCGACAGATCGAGATCCAGATCGAGATCGACCGCCTCCTGATGGACGACTTCTACGGAGTCACCATCTTCCAGTTCCCGGCAGTGACCGCCTACAGCGACCGAGTGACGGGTGTCAACCCGGGGCCGCTGTCGCCGACCATCTTCTGGAACATCTGGGATTGGGAGCCGACTGACACGAACATCGTCGAGGAGTAAACCTCCGCCGACGACTGACTTTCGCGTCAGTTCTCCCTGAGAGCGCTGGGGTCGCTACAAGCGGCCCCAGCGCTCCCCCCTGGTAGGCACCCTCCTCCCATCCCAGATAGGCACAACCACCCCTATGCTCACGTTCGTCATCCGGCGCCTGATCGCGTCGGTCTTCGTCTTGCTGGCCGCAACGTTCCTCATGTACAACCTGGTCGCCTTCTCCGGTGACCCCCTTGAAGATCTGCGCGCCAGTCAAGCTCCCAACCGGGAGCAACTCATTGAGGCTCGAGTCCGCCAGCTGAACCTGGACGTGATTCCGCCTCTTCGCTACTTCATCTGGTTCGGCGGCATTATTCGCGGAGACTTCGGCGTCAGCGTTGAAGGCCGAGACGTCAACGCGATGCTCGCCCAGGCCATCGGCTCGACCATCCAGCTCGTCACGATCGCGACGATCGTCGCGATCATCCTGGGCCTGATCGTCGGTATCACCACGGCCCTTCGTCAGTACTCCGGCTACGACTACGCCGTCACCTTCATCGCGTTCTTGTTCTTCTCGCTGCCGATCTTCTGGGTCGCGGTACTGCTCAAGCAGTTCGTGGCCATCGGGTTCAACGATTTCCTCGAGCGAAATCCGGTCGTCCCGACCAACGTGATCATCGGCATAGCCGTGGTGTCGGCGATCCTGTGGTCGTCGATCATTCCGGGTAAGTTCCGCCGGAAAGCGATCACCGCGCTGGTGGCGGGTTCCGCCGCGACGATCACGCTGTTCTACATGAACGCGGTCGACTGGTTCAGCGTGCCGCAGATCGGCATCGTTGGGGTGGTCCTCACCGGCGTGGGTGCAGCCTTCGCCATGACCGCGATCATCACGGGGCTGCAGAACCGTCGCGCGCTCATCGCTGCGCTCGTGACGGCCGCCATCGGTGTTGCCTTCTATTTCCCGTTCATGACGTATATCTCGTTCTTCATCACCGAGTGGTGGATGCTCTTGGCGCTTGCTCTCGCGGCCGTGGCCGTGAGCGTGGCCGTCGGTTACTTCCTCGGTGGCCACGACCGCGGCTCGATCATGCGCATCACGGGCTTCACCGGCTTCATTACGGCGTTCGTCATCGCTCTTGATCGCTTCATGCAGGTCTGGCCCGCCTACGCCAACTCGGGCCGCATCCGCGGTCGCCCCATCGCGACCATCGGCTCGTCGACCCCTAACCTTCAGGGCTCGCTCTGGGTGGAGGGCGTCGACATCTACACCCATCTTTTGTTGCCGACGATCGCCTTGATCCTCATCTCATTCGCGACGTACACCCGCTACTCACGCGCGAGCATGCTCGAGGTGATGAATCAGGACTACATCCGCACAGCACGGGCCAAGGGCCTCGCCGAGCGAACGGTCGTCGTTCGTCACGGTTTCCGCAACGCGCTCATCCCCATCGCCACCATTGTCGCCTTCGACATTGGCGGTTTGGTCGGTGGTGCGGTCATCACCGAGACGGTTTTCGGCTGGACCGGTATGGGCCAGTTGTTCGTCAACGGCCTGAATCGCGTTGACCCGAACCCCGTCATGGCCTTCTTCGTCGTCGTCGGCGGTCTGGCGATCCTGTTCAACATGATCGCCGACATCGTCTACGCAATCCTCGATCCGCGAATCCGAGTGTCGTAATCATGACCACTACGCCAGTAAACGAACCGGGACACAACGACCCCGGCACGGTCGAATCCGCTGAAAACGCGATCGAGATGAAGGAGGTCGAGGGCCTCAGCCAGTCTCAGATCGTCCGCCGCCGGTTCTTCCGGCACAAGGGCGCCATGGTCTCGCTCGCGGTACTCGTCTTCATCGTCGTGCTCGCCTTCTCGAGCGTCGGAAT
The sequence above is a segment of the Microcella alkaliphila genome. Coding sequences within it:
- a CDS encoding CPBP family intramembrane glutamic endopeptidase produces the protein MTASSPPSSPRRIRAEILIVLGLSLGMSALYSIVNIINRATRDVPLSQQTASINVSRDQREIFDLLYQLLGTVAALVPVALVIFLLWQPQRPHLGKLGIDGMRPWRDTRDGIGLAALIGIPGLFVYLGGRELGLTVTVVPTDLGAYWWTVPVLLLAAVRAGVLEEVIGVGYLFARLRDLGWGPWTIILTSALLRGAYHLYQGVGAFFGNVAMGIIFGWLYQRYGRLMPLVIAHSVLDAVIFVGYPWAATAFPGVFGVPE
- a CDS encoding peroxiredoxin, with the translated sequence MPALEIGRPAPDFTLPGVTVVDGTAQHRHFSLRDMRGAPVVLAFYPADNSAACTAQLCSYQSELAGFEALGAQVWGISRQDATSHESFAARQGLSFPLLADEKGDVVEQYGVNMFGIGTRRSIFIIDADGVLRWKHVALLGVRFQSAARIQEQLRMLDARGDAGAVRDDAAS
- the gcvP gene encoding aminomethyl-transferring glycine dehydrogenase, producing the protein MSRDFSERHIGLDSDAQRLMLDALGYDTIEAMMDAAVPSAIRQTAALRTLPAPATEAEVMAELRAIASHNTVRTSLIGQGYYGTITPAVIQRNVLENPSWYTAYTPYQPEISQGRLEALLNFQTMVADLTGLGTANASMLDEATAVVEGMLLARRASKSASNVFLVDDDLFAQTRAVLDGRAEALGLDLVYLPLADTDPAELPDAFGVFVQYPAASGRIWDPSAVIARVRDAGGLAVVAADLLALTLITSPGELGADVAVGTTQRFGVPMGFGGPHAGYLAVRSGLERQMPGRLVGVSKDADGRPAYRLTLQTREQHIRRDKATSNICTAQVLLAVMASMYGVYHGPDGLRRIAERVASVTRTVASRLAANSIEVATDAYFDTLTVRVPGRADDIVVAAREAELLLHRVDADTVRFSIDEPTSTSRDLLPRLLGVFGATPGSGFVSPGAETSSGIPENLRRASEYMTHPVFHTHRSETSMMRYLKRLADRDYALDRGMIPLGSCTMKLNAATEMAAVSWPEFNGLHPFAPLDDVQGSLVMIGHLETWLAELTGYDAVSLQPNAGSQGELAGLLAIRGYHRSRGDEHRTVCLIPSSAHGTNAASAVLAGMRVVVVATTDTGDVDLDDLRAKIAEHRDELAALMITYPSTHGVYEHDVMEVTAVVHEAGGQVYIDGANLNALLGYARYGDIGGDVSHLNLHKTFCIPHGGGGPGVGPVAAKAHLAEFLPGHPLAQMHQHPPFDLETGAVGSVEHRGAPVSAAPYGSASILPISWAYARLMGADGLREATANAVLAANYVALRLREHYPVLYAGENGLVAHECILDLRPLRERTGVTVDDVAKRLIDYGFHAPTMSFPVAGTLMVEPTESEDLAELERFVQAMIAIRHEADAVARGEWPADDNPLVNAPHTAESAIAGEWTHPYSREVAVYPASLIDGDEATAGSGGFGATRADKYWPPVRRVDQAYGDRNLVCACPPIEAFA
- a CDS encoding ABC transporter family substrate-binding protein → MAASALVLSACSAPEPGAEIVEGSSIVVAWNQAFYSYNDATSFGNATANANITYMTNAGFNYYNNEPALVRDESFGTYEVINEDPLTVQYTINDDVVWSDGTPVDAADMLLAWAANSGNVNTPDFDPSEFTDPETGEFTDDFPTDVVFFDTAGGVGLPLVTQTPEIDGKSITLVYDEIFVDWELVFAVGVPAHVTAGKALGIEDPAEAKQALIDAVQNNDTEALAAISSFWNSGYNFSEMPADTDLVIGSGPYTITDFVADQYITLTANENYVGDRQPQIQEVTVRFISDPLAAVQALANGEVDVISPQATADVADALAALDNINVLGGEDAVYEHVDLQFANGRNDTFENPLLREAFLLTIPRQQIVETLIQPLNPDAQVRNSQLFVPGAPGYDETVENNGMAERFGEVDIERAQELIAESGVDNPPVCILYANNNPRRVDIFALIQQSATQAGFAVEDCGSAEWGGLLGTPGAYDAVFFGWQSTSLGVTNSSSTFLSTGGNNLNFYSNAQVDALLNELDTTLDEERQIEIQIEIDRLLMDDFYGVTIFQFPAVTAYSDRVTGVNPGPLSPTIFWNIWDWEPTDTNIVEE